ATGcattgttattattatcattatagAAACGGTTACAAccgattatttattttcattgtcctcatatttattttatttattgaagtaataataataataataataaaaaaagatttttccaaTTTTGGTGGGATTTTGGCCACATGTCATCCTTAAGATCCTCTCTTCATGACACGTGTTCACCCACTTGTTGAAGTCCCCTCCCTCTTTAAaccataataattatataatattgttcactCCAAAcacggatatatatatatagacataatttaaaaaaaaataattatcttcaAACTTATTACATATATTAAcaatgtattatatatatatatatatatattttaatagacGATACATTCGAGTGAGAATGATTTTGAAGATAGAATGAAATGTAAACCTTTATCACTGGTTCAATCATCTAAACCTAAAAAGGAAacaatttttgtaataatatatatatattttttaattttatgaacttaCAGCCCTTTTCATAATTTGGCGGGGAGGTGATACGAAAAGCAGACCTGCGGAAGGTTGAAGGTCCATTTCTCGGAGCAGGAAAATCAGTTTAGCTCTTGAGCCATCTTCCATGGCTTACGAGAGATTTGGGCTTCCTAGCGACCAATGCAGCTCCAACTCTGCCTATTCTCTAAACCCTTTGCCATGCCAGATTCTCAGTTCTTGATGTAATTTCACTGTTCTTCACCCAATCCACATTTGgcttctctgtttcttcaagcaatttcctctctctctctctctctctctctctctctctctctccgtgTGTTGACAATGtttatatttcctttttggtCTCTAAACCAAATTTCTAAGAAACCCTtgttcttccaacaacctacCTCCCGACGTCCCAACCATTTGGGTCTCGTAGCTCTTCAAATTCACTCACCATTGTCCTCTCCCAAACGGAACACCCAAAATCCATTTCGGTTTTTGCTTGTTTCATCACTTCAATGCTCCGATTTGGGCTCTTGAGGCCGGCAATGATGAAGCTCTGGCTTTGGGTTTTCACTATTTCTCTGGTTTCCAGGATTGGCGCTGTTCCTAATGCCGTCCCCACCGAACGAATTTCAGGTTTACCATTGTTCTTCTAGGCTTTTTATTTAACTTCTGATGGTTGTGGATTGGGCTGCTCTGTTTTGCTTTTCTGATGCGTATTGGGTTTATTCTTGAATCTCTGTTTTCCGTAGAGTATTCCTACTTTTTAGTATCTAAttatgctttgttttgggGGTATTTGAGTTTATTTGAATCAGATTCTGGTCTAGTTCAGTGATTACATTGAAcctttgaaattaaaatgataatgagCATTACATTACATGCCATGCCGTGTCGAGGATGGTTGAGACGGAGTTCCACGTTGGCTAGTTtaggagatgatgatgagtttacaagtgaggaatacatctccactggcatgaggccttttgggaagcctaaagaaaagtcaatatcataccattgtggagaatcgtgattcctaacatggtattagagtcatgcccttaacttagtcatgtcaatagaatccccaaatatcaaacaaagaaggtgtagtcaaaagtgactcatcgaacaaagtacaacaaagggtgtactttgttcgtggactccagagaaggagtcgagcctcaattaagcgGAGactgttcgaggactccataggcctcaggagagattctatggtgtactttgtttgagggaaggattattgaggattgttggaggGAGTCCCcattagctaatttagggatgATCATTAAGgtatacatctccattggtatgaggcctttcgaggaagcccaaagcaaagctaagAGAgcctatgctcaaagtggataatatcttaCCATTGTAAAGAGTTGTGATTCCAAGCCGCCCCCACTGGCAGAGCTAGAATTGATCCGTAAGTGTTGGGGTATGGATGCAGGGAGTGCTGGAGATGTGTTAGAAGACAACCCAATTGGAAGGTTGAAAGTGTATGTTTATGATCTTCCAAGCAAATACAATAAGAAGATTCTTCAAAAGGATCAAAGATGTCTAACTCATATGTTTGCTGCTGAGATATACATGCATAGGTTCCTGTTAAACAGTCCTGTCAGAACTCTCAACCCTGATGAAGCGGATTGGTTTTATACTCCGATCTATGTCACTTGTGACCTCACCCCCAATGGCTTGCCATTGCCCTTCAAATCCCCACGAATGGTGCCAAGCGCCATTCAGCTTATCTCTTCCAACTGGCCTTACTGGAATAGAACTGAGGGTGCTGATCACTTCTTTGTTGTGCCTCATGACTTTGGAGCTTGCTTTCATTATCAGGTAACTTAACTTACCTTCTCATTCTCAATAACACCATATGTACACAAGATTACACATATCTTGGAATGTTATTTCCTTTATCATTAATATTGATACTCACTTGTTCATCTTATACTCTTTTTCAAGCTCACAAGAGTGGAATGTTAAGAAATGTATGAAAACCAAAATCTATCGTACATGTAACCGCCCAatcccactgctagcagatattgtcctcttcagGTTTTTCCTTCCGGACTTCcattcaaggtttttaaaacgtgtatgctagggagaggtttccacacctttataaagaatgtttcattctcctccccaactgatgtgagacctcacaatccaccctcctttggagcccagcgtcttcactggcgctcgttcctttctcccatcgatgtgggacatctcaatccaccccttttcggggctccttgttggcacactgccttgtgtccacctcccttcggggctcagcctcatCTCTGACACATCGCtcagtgtctgactttgataccaactataacagcccaagcccaccactagtagatattgtcctccttggggTTTCCTTTCCGagttttccttcaaggtttttaaaacgcatttgctagggagaggtttcaacacccttataaagaatgttcgcTCTCCTCCTCAagcgatgtgggatctcacaatccactccccttcggggccaacGGCTTTGCTGGcattcgttctcttctccaatcaatgtgggacctcccaatccaccccctttcggggtccagcgtccttgctggcacaccgcctcgtgttcaccccccttcagggctcagcctcatCGCTGACACGTCGCTCAgtgtctaactttgataccaactataagagcccaagcccaccgctagcaaatattgtcctctttgggtttcccttCCGAGTTTctccttaaagtttttaaaacgcatttgctagggagaggtttccacacccttataaagaatgtttgctctcctccccaaccgatgtaggaatCTCACactaaatttaagtttttttagttttttggtATGAGAGCATGAGATCCaatgttcaaattcttttctcTCCCACTTCAtattcaatattaataatcaCTTGTCGAGGCTTGTGCTAATTTCTAAGCCCACAAGTTAGTGCTTTACAACTagtattttcatatcatagtatatctacttaaaattttggatctAGCAATGATCTAATACTTGCCTTTGCTACATTTTGGGAAACAAGGGAGGTTGAGCATATCAGTTCATAAGTATGCTGAtagttttttcctttcttcaagCATATGAATCATCATCCCTCTTGATTGTTGTATTGTGGTAGGAAGAGAAGGCTATTGATCGTGGAATTCTTCCCTTACTTCAGCGTGCAACTTTGGTTCAAACTTTTGGACAAAAGCATCATGTTTGCTTGAATCAAGGTTCCATCACTATTCCTCCATATTGTCCTCCCCAGAAAATGAAATCCCATCTGATCCCCCCCGAAACTCCTCGTTCCATCTTCGTCTATTTCCGGGGATTGTTTTACGATGTTAACAATGACCCAGAAGGTGGTTATTATGCAAGGTGTGTGTGTCTGTTCTgcctttcttgttttttacaTTCTTAATATGAAACAGTGTTGAAAATGGCACGAATAAGAAACCGAAACTCGACTCTGTGTTTGACGATTTAATGTAACTTGCAGAGGTGCAAGAGCAGCAGTGTGGGAGAACTTTAAAAACAATGCCCTCTTCGACATCTCTACCGATCATCCTACAACTTATTATGAAGATATGCAGCGAGCGATATTCTGTTTATGTCCTCTCGGGTGGGCGCCATGGAGTCCGAGGCTGGTGGAGGCAGTGGTGTTCGGTTGCATCCCTGTTATCATAGCTGACGACATTGTCTTACCTTTTGCTGATGCTATTCCCTGGGAAGAAATTGGCGTGTTTGTAGACGAAAAAGATGTCCCCAACCTCGACACGATCCTCACATCCATACCGCCCGATGTGATattgttgagatatattatttatggaatatatcctagatattatatcttaatattcttccatttatggttagatttatagtatattttattttattctagtatttaattattttatattttcctcatttgtaccagtttgtatcctatttaaaggatatcaatatcaatgataatatacaccttcccaattatattttctatctcattcttaacatggtatcagagcaccgatcttgatATTCCTAATATCAAAGCATCGATCGTGGTATTCCTAATACCCCCTTGGACTCTGAGTCCAAGGGGAGTATTACCTAAAGCCAAACCCTAACCAATCAGTGAAGTCTTTACCATCGTCAATCATCCAATATCAAGAATACGttataagcatcttcaaatttctcaccaagCTCTAAGGTGACATATTCAAGatgttcgtattttctttcacagcCTCTCAAGTGATCCaaagcaccgatcttggtgtcATTATCCACTAAAGCATTTATGCATGGACCAACAAGTGATCAgggaggatattcacttgttccaaatcaaattaaatggacaaGTTATCAATCCTCGAGTCAATCATTGCAGTCTATTTCTAAAGCATTTATGCATGGACCGAGAAGTGATCAgggaggatattcacttgttccaaatcaaattaaatgggacaaGTTACCAATCCTCGAGTCAATCATTGCGGTCTATTTCTGAGTCTTGcatctttcttgaaaattcaataatttcttgaaagtctaaaaatgc
This portion of the Cucurbita pepo subsp. pepo cultivar mu-cu-16 chromosome LG08, ASM280686v2, whole genome shotgun sequence genome encodes:
- the LOC111800372 gene encoding probable beta-1,4-xylosyltransferase IRX10; translation: MLRFGLLRPAMMKLWLWVFTISLVSRIGAVPNAVPTERISGSAGDVLEDNPIGRLKVYVYDLPSKYNKKILQKDQRCLTHMFAAEIYMHRFLLNSPVRTLNPDEADWFYTPIYVTCDLTPNGLPLPFKSPRMVPSAIQLISSNWPYWNRTEGADHFFVVPHDFGACFHYQEEKAIDRGILPLLQRATLVQTFGQKHHVCLNQGSITIPPYCPPQKMKSHLIPPETPRSIFVYFRGLFYDVNNDPEGGYYARGARAAVWENFKNNALFDISTDHPTTYYEDMQRAIFCLCPLGWAPWSPRLVEAVVFGCIPVIIADDIVLPFADAIPWEEIGVFVDEKDVPNLDTILTSIPPDVILRKQRLLANPSMKQAMMFPQPAQSGDAFHQILNGLARKLVQDRRIYLKPGERILNWTAGPVGDLKPW